The genome window ATCGCCGGCGGGAGCACCATCGACGACGCAAACTGCGGCAGTTCGCAAGCGACCTGTGCGATTATCGACTATCCGGGTCCGAAGAAATTTATCAACTGGGGATGCGCCGCGCCGGCTGGAACGACGACGTCGCTGCTAACCCAGCAGGGCCAATATCTTACGGGTGCGGGGCCGTTCCCGTGCTTGACGTATCCAACGCCGACGATGCGCGACCTCCTCGATGGAGCCGGCGTGACGTGGAAATACTACACGCCCCCATACGTTAGCAAGACGAGCGGCGCGCTGTGGAATGCCTTCGCTGCAATCTCGGCCGTGTACAACGGGCCGGAATGGCAGACCAACGTCTCGATTCCGGAATGCAACGTCTTTGCAGATATTTCAGCCGGCACGTTACCGCAAGTTTCATGGGTGATCCCAGAAGAGGAAGACTCCGACCATCCGCGTGGCCCGGGTAAGCCCGATTACGGGCCGCAGTGGGTCGGAGCGGTCGTAAATGCGATTGGGAAGAGTGCGTATTGGAAGTCGACTGCGGTGATCGTTACGTGGGATGATTGGGGTGGCTTTTACGATCACGAACCGCCGGCATTCTTCGACGACATGGGCGGACTCGGATTTCGCGTACCGTTGCTCGTCGTTTCACCGTACGTTCCAAAGAACGAAATCTCGCACACGCAGTACGAGTTCGCAAGCATCCTGAAGTTCGTCGAAGAAACGTTCGCGTTGGGATCTATGGGTACGACCGACGTGCGCGCGACGTCGATCTCCGACATGTTCGATCTCAATCAGAAACTGCGACGGTACGTCGCGGTGCCCGCCCCGCCGTCCAATACGTTCTGCACCAGCCCCCAATCGCTTAAGGAGCCCGTCGACCGCGAATGACCGCTCGTTTCATCCGATCGCTTGCCTTTATCGCTTGCGTTGCAACCGCCGCTTGCGGAGGAGGTACCGGAACGGCTCCGCCGCTTTCCGGCGGTCTCATGCCGGCGGCCGCAGCGTCGCCCGGCCCGATCCAACACATCGTGATGATCGTGCAAGAGAATCGCAGCATCGATAATCTCTTTGCAACATTTCCTGGGGTAGACGGAGCGACATACGGCTATTACCTCAAACCCAGCGGTAAGACGTACGTCAAAACCAAGGTGAATCTGAAAGAGCGGCCGCTCAACGGCGGCCTCGACATCAATCACGCATCGCAAGCTTACAACGACGCGTGCGACGGCAAAGACACGTATCCCAAAAAGTCGTGCGACATGGACGGCTTCAACCTCGAAGGCATCGATGGCGCGAACTACGCCGGTACGTATCCGTACCAGTACATCAATCCAAACGACATCAAACAGTATTGGGCGTTCGCGAGAAACTACGGTATCGGCGATCATCTCTTTCAGACGCAGGGCAGCGGCAGTTTCACCGCCCATCAAGATCTCGTCGCCGGCGGTTCCAACATCGACGACACACATTGCGGATCGACCAAAGCCTGCGCGGTGATCGATTACCCGTCGAACTTTGCCAACTGGGGCTGCGGTGCGACGTCCGTAACCGTTACCTCGCTGCTAACCAAAGCCGGAAAGTACGAGCCCAACCTCGGACCCTTTCCGTGCCTGACGTACCCGACGCCGACCATGCGCGACTTGATGGACGCGAAAAACGTCACCTGGAAATACTACTCGCCGCCGTATTCCGGTGATACCGCCGGTGCGATGTGGAACGCCTTCGCGGCGATTTCGGCCGTATACAATGGCCCGGAATGGAAAACCAACGTCTCGATGCCGGAATGCAATATATTTTCGGACCTTTCGGGCGGCACACTCCCCAACGTTTCGTGGGTGGTTCCCGAACAGCAAAACTCCGACCACCCCAGTGGTCCGAGATCGATCGATCACGGGCCGCAGTGGGTCGGCGCCGTGATCAACGCGATCGGAAAAAGCCGGTATTGGAAGTCGACTGCCGTGATCGTTGTGTGGGACGACTGGGGCGGCTTTTACGATCACGAACCGCCGCCATTCTTCGATGAGATGGGTGGCCTCGGGTTCCGCGTTCCGCTGTTGGCGGTTTCGCCGTATGTCGCGAAAGGCACGATCTCGCACACGCAATACGAGTTCGGCAGCGTCTTAAAATTCGTCGAGTCGACCTTCAACCTCGGTTCGATGGGAACGACCGACGCGCGCGCCACGTCGATTGCAGATATGTTTA of Candidatus Tumulicola sp. contains these proteins:
- a CDS encoding alkaline phosphatase family protein; amino-acid sequence: MQLLYARSIALAACIAFLAACAGGAGTSPMPGSPAHRAAGSKAHTIDHIVIIVQENRSFDNLFATFPGADGATSGYYLKKNVPTLVQLVARPLDDGRDINHASQAYNDACDGENTYPKTACAMDGFNLEGIDGNSPAGTYPYQYIKPSDIKAYWSLAKHFGLGDHMFQTQGSGSFTAHQDLIAGGSTIDDANCGSSQATCAIIDYPGPKKFINWGCAAPAGTTTSLLTQQGQYLTGAGPFPCLTYPTPTMRDLLDGAGVTWKYYTPPYVSKTSGALWNAFAAISAVYNGPEWQTNVSIPECNVFADISAGTLPQVSWVIPEEEDSDHPRGPGKPDYGPQWVGAVVNAIGKSAYWKSTAVIVTWDDWGGFYDHEPPAFFDDMGGLGFRVPLLVVSPYVPKNEISHTQYEFASILKFVEETFALGSMGTTDVRATSISDMFDLNQKLRRYVAVPAPPSNTFCTSPQSLKEPVDRE
- a CDS encoding alkaline phosphatase family protein; this translates as MTARFIRSLAFIACVATAACGGGTGTAPPLSGGLMPAAAASPGPIQHIVMIVQENRSIDNLFATFPGVDGATYGYYLKPSGKTYVKTKVNLKERPLNGGLDINHASQAYNDACDGKDTYPKKSCDMDGFNLEGIDGANYAGTYPYQYINPNDIKQYWAFARNYGIGDHLFQTQGSGSFTAHQDLVAGGSNIDDTHCGSTKACAVIDYPSNFANWGCGATSVTVTSLLTKAGKYEPNLGPFPCLTYPTPTMRDLMDAKNVTWKYYSPPYSGDTAGAMWNAFAAISAVYNGPEWKTNVSMPECNIFSDLSGGTLPNVSWVVPEQQNSDHPSGPRSIDHGPQWVGAVINAIGKSRYWKSTAVIVVWDDWGGFYDHEPPPFFDEMGGLGFRVPLLAVSPYVAKGTISHTQYEFGSVLKFVESTFNLGSMGTTDARATSIADMFNVKQTPRSYIKVAAPASDTFCTSKQQEQIPVDRE